From the genome of Chroicocephalus ridibundus chromosome 1, bChrRid1.1, whole genome shotgun sequence, one region includes:
- the GPR22 gene encoding G-protein coupled receptor 22 translates to MCFSPILEVNMQSESNITVRDAIDDIDTNMYRPLSYPLSFQVSLTGFLMLEIVLGLGSNLTVLVLYCMKSNLINSVSNIITMNLHVLDVIICVGCIPLTIVILLLSLESNTALICCFHEACVSFASVSTAINVFAITLDRYDISVKPANRILTMGRAVILMTSIWIISLFSFLIPFIEVNFFSLRSASTWENKTLLCVSTNEYHTELGMYYHLLVQIPIFFFTVIVMLITYTKILQALNIRIGTRFTTGQKKKARKKKTISLTTQHETTDVSHSSAGRNVVFGVRTSVSVIIALRRAVKRHRERRERQKRVFRMSLLIISTFLLCWTPISVLNTTILCLGPSDLLVKLRLCFLVMAYGTTIFHPLLYAFTRQKFQKVLKSKMKKRVVSIVEADPMPNNAVIHNSWIEPKRNKKITFEDNEVRQKCLVPQVVTD, encoded by the coding sequence ATGTGTTTCTCCCCCATTCTGGAAGTCAACATGCAGTCTGAATCTAACATTACAGTTCGAGATGCCATTGATGACATCGACACCAACATGTACCGACCACTGTCATACCCATTAAGCTTTCAAGTTTCTCTCACTGGATTTTTGATGTTAGAAATTGTTTTGGGACTTGGCAGCAACCTCACTGTGCTGGTACTTTACTGTATGAAATCCAACTTAATCAATTCTGTCAGTAACATAATTACAATGAACCTTCATGTACTTGATGTAATAATTTGTGTGGGATGTATTCCTCTAACTATAGTTATCCTTCTGCTTTCACTGGAGAGTAACACTGCTCTCATCTGCTGCTTCCATGAGGCTTGTGTCTCTTTCGCAAGCGTTTCAACTGCAATCAACGTCTTTGCTATCACTCTGGACCGATACGACATCTCCGTAAAACCTGCCAATCGAATTCTGACCATGGGAAGGGCTGTGATATTAATGACATCAATATGGatcatttcacttttttccttcctgattcCTTTCATTGAAGTCAACTTTTTCAGCCTTCGAAGCGCAAGTACTTGGGAAAATAAGACACTTTTGTGCGTGAGTACAAACGAGTACCACACTGAGCTAGGAATGTACTACCACCTTCTCGTTCAGATTCCaatctttttcttcactgttaTAGTAATGCTAATCACGTACACCAAAATACTCCAGGCTCTAAATATTCGGATTGGTACAAGATTTACAAcgggacaaaagaaaaaagctagaaagaaaaaaactatttCTTTGACCACTCAGCACGAGACTACAGATGTGTCCCACAGCAGTGCAGGAAGAAACGTCGTCTTTGGCGTAAGGACTTCTGTCTCTGTCATAATTGCTCTCCGCCGAGCCGTAAAACGGCACCGGGAGCGACGAGAACGGCAAAAGAGAGTCTTCAGAATGTCCCTCTTGATTATCTCAACATTCCTTCTCTGCTGGACACCCATCTCTGTTTTAAACACCACCATCTTATGTTTGGGCCCAAGTGACCTTTTGGTAAAGTTGCGATTATGTTTTCTAGTAATGGCATATGGAACAACTATATTTCACCCTCTACTTTATGCATTCACAAGACAAAAGTTTCAGAAAGTTCTGAAAAGTAAGATGAAAAAGCGAGTTGTTTCAATAGTGGAAGCAGATCCCATGCCAAATAACGCTGTAATACACAACTCATGGATAGAGcctaaaaggaacaaaaagattaCCTTTGAAGACAACGAAGTAAGGCAGAAATGTTTAGTACCTCAGGTTGTCACTGACTAG